CGCAAAAAAGAGGCTTACCAGCGGCTAACGAAGTTTTCGCCGACCGGACCTACCAACCCAATGGTACCTTAACCCCGCGCCGCCAGCCCAATGCCCTGATTACCGATGAACAGCAAGCGCTGAACCAGGTAGTGCAAATGATAAAAACCAATACTGTTATCGCACTAGACGGTACGCAGGTAGCCATCCATGCCGATACCATTTGCATTCACGGTGATGGTGCCCAAGCGGTAGCTTTTGCCCGGAAAATAACTCAAAAGCTGCGGGAAGAAAAGATTACTATTCGGGCGGCTACAAGTTAAAAATGATGAATCCGGATAAAAAATGGAGTGTGCTGATAGGGGCAGCTTTTCTAATGGCAACTTCGGCCGTAGGACCTGGCTTTTTAACGCAAACCACTGTATTTACCCAATCCTTAGGGGCGAGTTTTGGGTTTGTAATTCTGGCCTCCATTGTTATTGATATTGGTGTGCAGCTAAATATCTGGCGAATTATTATTGTTTCGGGAAAGCGGGCGCAGGATATTGCCAATGCGGTGTGGCCAGGCTTAGGTACTTTTATTTCCATTTTAATTGTGCTGGGCGGTCTGGCCTTTAATATTGGCAACGTGGCCGGGGCTGGTTTGGGCTTGCAGGTGCTGCTGGGTATTTCGCCGGTGTTGGGTGCCGTTTTAGCTGCGGGTATGGCTATTGGTATTTTCCTGGTGAAAGAAGCGGGCAAAGCCATGGATTTATTTGCCCAGATTTTGGGTTTGCTCATGATTTTGTTAATCCTGTACGTGGTTGTTACGGCGCATCCTCCTTTAGAAGAAGCCGTGGTGAAAACCGTAGCACCAAATAAATTAGATGTAACGGCCATAATTACGTTAGTGGGTGGTACCGTAGGTGGTTATATTACCTTTGCTGGCGGACATCGGTTATTAGATGCCGGGTTAAAAGGCGAGAGCGCTTTACCCCAGGTAAAAACCAGTGCCGTTTCGGGTATTCTGGTAGCTTCTGTTATCCGGATTTTGTTGTTTTTAGCTTCGCTGGGAGTTGTGGCGCAAGGTTTGCCCATCGAGGCCACTAATCCGCCGGCTTCGGTTTTTGCTTTAGCCGCTGGGAATGTAGGTTATAAATTTTTTGGAATGGTTATGTTTGCGGCCGCCATTACCTCTATTGTTGGTTCGGCTTATACGTCCGTATCATTTTTAAAATCTTTAAGTGCTACTGTCCGGAACCGCGAAAAACAGATCATTATAGGCTTTATTGTAGCTTCTACCCTTATTTTTATCACCCTAGGTAAACCAATAACGCTGCTTATTGTAGCCGGCGCTTTCAATGGGTTTATTTTACCAATAACCTTAAGTACCTTATTAATTGCTGCCTACCGGAAAAAGGTAGTGGGCACGTACCAGCATCCGGTTTGGCTCACCTTGTTTGGCGTACTGGTTGTTCTGGTAATGGCCGGTATGAGCCTGCAGGTGTTTTGGGACCAGGTACAAATTTTATTGGCCGATTAACTCTTGTAAAAACAAAAAATTTAAAAAATCTGAAATACTGATTTTAAAACAAGCCGGCCGATACCCGCAAAATAATAGAATGTATTGAAGTTAATTTTCTATTTAACGAGAGT
The sequence above is a segment of the Adhaeribacter swui genome. Coding sequences within it:
- a CDS encoding NRAMP family divalent metal transporter encodes the protein MMNPDKKWSVLIGAAFLMATSAVGPGFLTQTTVFTQSLGASFGFVILASIVIDIGVQLNIWRIIIVSGKRAQDIANAVWPGLGTFISILIVLGGLAFNIGNVAGAGLGLQVLLGISPVLGAVLAAGMAIGIFLVKEAGKAMDLFAQILGLLMILLILYVVVTAHPPLEEAVVKTVAPNKLDVTAIITLVGGTVGGYITFAGGHRLLDAGLKGESALPQVKTSAVSGILVASVIRILLFLASLGVVAQGLPIEATNPPASVFALAAGNVGYKFFGMVMFAAAITSIVGSAYTSVSFLKSLSATVRNREKQIIIGFIVASTLIFITLGKPITLLIVAGAFNGFILPITLSTLLIAAYRKKVVGTYQHPVWLTLFGVLVVLVMAGMSLQVFWDQVQILLAD